In Drosophila yakuba strain Tai18E2 chromosome 2R, Prin_Dyak_Tai18E2_2.1, whole genome shotgun sequence, a single genomic region encodes these proteins:
- the LOC6529249 gene encoding sodium/hydrogen exchanger 3 isoform X35 → MSIRTEQDYDSATPALQQQMNLARRACWRIKSSSSESLFKNIVSAKTDTDTVPPPPSKDKNKTRIEPQTAPAKRNTSSNWRDMFSKRMLLICALVLILGISQAQARPNTIAVGVAPGKVSQDILNPVTQLNLRQSTPVDAVDVSLDPTPSVRLPRAEPLKSGDQDAGESHKMERYPLSSVDFARVKTPFIIGIWILSASIAKIGFHMTPKLHLIFPESCLLIVVGVVIGVVLYFCTDVAVSPLTPNTFFFYMLPPIILDAGYFMPNRLFFDNLGTILLMAVVGTIFNIATIGGSLYACGKMGIYGESETPGLMDVFLFASLISAVDPVAVLAVFEEIHVNEILYIVVFGESLLNDAVTVVMYHMMESYNEIGLDKIIAQDIASGVGSFFVVALGGTAIGIIWGFLTGLVTRFTDHVRVIEPIFIFVMAYLAYLNAEIFHMSGILAITFCGITMKNYVESNISQKSHTTVKYALKMLSSSAETIIFMFLGVATVNNMHVWNTWFVVLTIAFCSVFRVIGVILLSALANRFRLHKLSRVDQFVMSYGGLRGAVAFALVLLVDENVVKQKNMFVTTTIAVIYFTVFLQGITIKPLVKILNVKRANKRKPTMNERIHERFMDHLMAGIEDIVGKTGNYNVRDKFKRFDNRFIRPLLIRDLKGAEPKIIETYSKLTMRDAMEVMRRNPSTIGQMTGTESMSALFRNYTNNYIGGRWAPPTIYTTCPSLTNLDNTCSRNLDMAELDYNPSKKDLTDARIHHLLAEELKPYRRHRRLSYSRHAVDDRDLSTQVNYKMQMNFRRMFNDRKHHKRSKRGASNKEAKENVKQNHVSFHDFQQNGTTKQLTNDYINNVLNETAEECQQNPNEINVVGPSDDWDDGLTFTAKSSLAEHPIPEEDRNLSRESDGERRVATPTATESQLPWKRQGDECTDAVQQNEFPAWASNKEYLAYNSPSATFLGGINKPKQPKSVIGLFRRESSSSKAGSVGIGSTGAMDSAATGSDTMMVPMSSQPPNTPSSSMHNPRLDKRSQSISSSSLGAGAHQLGPEGHSGPFPITASHRRNVRRGSMLELSGLIATGRRPSRILQFSTGATNSLGSAMITSPSPPPPTTSTTTTTKPTSTSTTKNNTTNNSTDTTSASATNSTPTSPKSEDNATYTSHTNGVSIESD, encoded by the exons ATGAGCATCCGCACGGAGCAGGATTACGACAGTGCCACTCCGGCGCTGCAACAGCAAATGAATTTGGCCCGAAGAGCCTGCTGGAGGATCAAATCCTCCAGCTCGGAATCCCTCTTCAAAAATATAGTTTCTGCaaaaacagatacagatacagtaccaccaccaccatcaaaagataaaaacaaaacgagaaTAGAGCCACAGACAGCGCCCGCGAAACGCAACACATCCTCCAACTGGCGGGATATGTTCAGCAAGAGGATGCTGCTTATTTGCGCCCTAGTCCTGATCCTTGGAATTTCCCAGGCCCAGGCCCGGCCCAACACGATTGCTGTGGGAGTAGCTCCGGGAAAGGTCAGCCAAGATATTCTAAATCCGGTCACCCAGCTAAAT CTGCGCCAGTCGACGCCCGTGGATGCGGTAGATGTGAGCCTGGATCCAACGCCATCGGTGAGGTTGCCACGTGCCGAGCCATTGAAATCCGGTGACCAGGATGCCGGCGAGAGCCACAAAATGGAGCGGTATCCCCTCTCCAGTGTGGACTTTGCTCGGGTAAAGACGCCGTTCATCATCGGAATCTGGATCCTGTCGGCTAGTATAGCTAAAATCG GTTTCCATATGACGCCCAAGCTGCATCTAATATTTCCGGAATCGTGCCTCCTAATTGTCGTGGGCGTGGTAATTGGCGTGGTGCTCTATTTCTGCACCGATGTTGCCGTCTCCCCGCTGACTCCCAATACCTTCTTCTTCTACATGCTGCCACCGATTATCCTGGACGCAGGCTACTTTATGCCCAATAGATTGTTCTTCGACAACCTGGGCACCATCCTGCTGATGGCGGTGGTCGGAACCATCTTCAACATAGCCACCATCG GTGGCTCGTTGTACGCCTGCGGAAAGATGGGAATTTACGGGGAAAGCGAGACTCCGGGTCTAATGGACGTGTTTCTATTTGCCTCACTGATATCTGCTGTGGATCCGGTGGCCGTTTTGGCCGTATTCGAGGAGATACATGTGAATGAGATCCTGTATATTGTCGTCTTTGGCGAGTCCTTGCTGAACGATGCTGTCACG GTTGTGATGTACCACATGATGGAGTCCTACAATGAGATAGGCTTAGACAAAATCATCGCCCAGGACATCGCCAGCGGCGTGGGTTCCTTTTTTGTGGTTGCACTGGGTGGCACTGCCATAG GCATCATCTGGGGCTTTCTCACTGGCTTAGTAACCCGATTCACCGATCACGTGCGTGTCATAGAAcccattttcatatttgtgaTGGCGTACTTGGCGTATCTTAATGCGGAAATATTCCACATGAGCGGCATTTTAGC CATCACTTTCTGTGGTATCACAATGAAAAACTATGTGGAATCGAATATTTCACAAAAGTCGCATACGACTGTTAAATATGCCTTAAAGATGTTATCCAGTTCGGCGGAGACCATTATATTTATGTTCCTAGGCGTGGCCACTGTGAACAACATGCACGTATGGAATACGTGGTTTGTGGTATTGACCATTGCCTTCTGTTCAGTTTTTCGTGTAATTG GTGTCATTTTGCTATCGGCCCTTGCCAATCGCTTCCGTCTGCACAAATTGTCCCGGGTGGATCAGTTTGTGATGTCGTACGGAGGATTGCGTGGTGCAGTGGCCTTTGCCCTAGTACTGTTAGTGGACGAGAATGTGGTCAAGCAGAAGAACATGTTTGTTACCACAACGATAGCTGTGATTTACTTTACTGTCTTCCTGCAAGGAATCACTATTAAGCCGCTGGTGAAAATCCTTAATGTGAAGCGCGCTAATAAACGCAAGCCAACCATGAACGAGCGAATTCATGAAAGG TTCATGGATCACTTGATGGCTGGAATTGAGGATATAGTGGGCAAAACGGGCAACTACAATGTGCGGGATAAGTTCAAGCGTTTCGACAATCGCTTCATTCGTCCGCTGCTGATCAGAGATCTTAAG GGAGCTGAGCCAAAGATCATCGAGACGTACTCCAAACTGACAATGCGCGATGCCATGGAAGTCATGAGGCGAAATCCATCCACTATTGGCCAGATGACGGGAACCGAGTCTATGAGCGCCCTTTTCCGGAATTATACCAATAACTATATTGGCGGCAGGTGGGCACCGCCAACAATATACACCACCTG TCCCAGTCTAACAAATCTAGACAATACTTGCTCACGTAATCTGGACATGGCTGAGCTGGATTATAATCCCTCTAAGAAGGATCTGACCGATGCCAGGATACATCATCTTTTGGCCGAAGAACTGAAGCCTTATAGAAGG CACCGTCGTCTTAGTTATAGCCGACACGCAGTAGATGACAGAGACTTGTCCACTCAG GTCAATTACAAGATGCAAATGAACTTCAGGCGCATGTTTAATGATCGAAAACATCACAAACGCAGCAAACGTGGTGCCAGCAACAAG GAGGCCAAGGAGAACGTTAAGCAGAATCACGTCTCTTTCCATGACTTTCAACAAAACGGCACCACTAAGCAGCTGACCAATG ACTATATTAACAATGTGCTTAATGAAACAGCAGAAGAGTGCCAACAGAATCCCAACGAGATCAATGTTGTTGGCCCGAGCGACGATTGGGATGATGGCCTGACGTTCACCGCCAAATCATCAC TGGCCGAACATCCCATTCCCGAGGAGGATCGTAATCTGTCCCGCGAATCCGACGGAGAAAGGCgtgtggccacgcccaccgccacGGAATCCCAGTTGCCTTGGAAACGGCAGGGTGACGAATGCAcggatgcagtgcagcagaACGAGTTCCCCGCTTGGGCCTCCAACAAGGAGTACTTGGCCTACAATTCCCCCAGTGCAACATTCCTAG GTGGTATAAACAAGCCTAAACAGCCAAAGTCCGTCATAGGTCTCTTCCGACGTGAGAGTTCTAGCTCGAAGGCCGGGAGCGTTGGCATCGGCAGCACAGGAGCCATGGACTCTGCCGCCACTGGCTCCGACACGATGATGGTGCCCATGTCCAGCCAGCCGCCCAACACTCCATCGTCGTCCATGCACAATCCGCGGCTGGACAAGCGCTCCCAGTCGATTTCGTCCAGTTCTCTGGGCGCTGGAGCGCATCAGCTAGGTCCGGAGGGTCATTCCGGCCCATTTCCGATTACGGCCAGTCACCGGCGGAACGTACGCAGGGGCTCCATGCTTGAGCTAAGCGG ACTCATTGCAACTGGACGAAGGCCCAGTAGAATTTTGCAATTTAGTACGGGAGCAACTAATTCACTAGGGTCAGCCATGATTACAAGCCCTTCTCCTCCACCTCCTACTActtcaacaacaacaactacaaaacCTACAAGCACATCAACAACCAAGaacaacaccaccaacaattCAACAGATACAACATCAGCAAGCGCGACGAACTCGACGCCAACCTCTCCGAAATCGGAGGACAACGCTACATATACGTCCCATACAAA cGGCGTCTCAATTGAATCTGATTAA
- the LOC6529249 gene encoding sodium/hydrogen exchanger 3 isoform X34 — protein sequence MSIRTEQDYDSATPALQQQMNLARRACWRIKSSSSESLFKNIVSAKTDTDTVPPPPSKDKNKTRIEPQTAPAKRNTSSNWRDMFSKRMLLICALVLILGISQAQARPNTIAVGVAPGKVSQDILNPVTQLNLRQSTPVDAVDVSLDPTPSVRLPRAEPLKSGDQDAGESHKMERYPLSSVDFARVKTPFIIGIWILSASIAKIGFHMTPKLHLIFPESCLLIVVGVVIGVVLYFCTDVAVSPLTPNTFFFYMLPPIILDAGYFMPNRLFFDNLGTILLMAVVGTIFNIATIGGSLYACGKMGIYGESETPGLMDVFLFASLISAVDPVAVLAVFEEIHVNEILYIVVFGESLLNDAVTVVMYHMMESYNEIGLDKIIAQDIASGVGSFFVVALGGTAIGIIWGFLTGLVTRFTDHVRVIEPIFIFVMAYLAYLNAEIFHMSGILAITFCGITMKNYVESNISQKSHTTVKYALKMLSSSAETIIFMFLGVATVNNMHVWNTWFVVLTIAFCSVFRVIGVILLSALANRFRLHKLSRVDQFVMSYGGLRGAVAFALVLLVDENVVKQKNMFVTTTIAVIYFTVFLQGITIKPLVKILNVKRANKRKPTMNERIHERFMDHLMAGIEDIVGKTGNYNVRDKFKRFDNRFIRPLLIRDLKGAEPKIIETYSKLTMRDAMEVMRRNPSTIGQMTGTESMSALFRNYTNNYIGGRWAPPTIYTTCPSLTNLDNTCSRNLDMAELDYNPSKKDLTDARIHHLLAEELKPYRRASIQMHRRLSYSRHAVDDRDLSTQVNYKMQMNFRRMFNDRKHHKRSKRGASNKEAKENVKQNHVSFHDFQQNGTTKQLTNGTESSSNHSRKKSYRKRHTHNSLNKYRKLEIDYINNVLNETAEECQQNPNEINVVGPSDDWDDGLTFTAKSSPDSDRANNNSLIAHIQNLPGFDASKARIVVQHYAPRADDYPDTDLESPEQAIGPTAAELILPWRRDRSYQSIVAEHPIPEEDRNLSRESDGERRVATPTATESQLPWKRQGDECTDAVQQNEFPAWASNKEYLAYNSPSATFLGGINKPKQPKSVIGLFRRESSSSKAGSVGIGSTGAMDSAATGSDTMMVPMSSQPPNTPSSSMHNPRLDKRSQSISSSSLGAGAHQLGPEGHSGPFPITASHRRNVRRGSMLELSGGVSIESD from the exons ATGAGCATCCGCACGGAGCAGGATTACGACAGTGCCACTCCGGCGCTGCAACAGCAAATGAATTTGGCCCGAAGAGCCTGCTGGAGGATCAAATCCTCCAGCTCGGAATCCCTCTTCAAAAATATAGTTTCTGCaaaaacagatacagatacagtaccaccaccaccatcaaaagataaaaacaaaacgagaaTAGAGCCACAGACAGCGCCCGCGAAACGCAACACATCCTCCAACTGGCGGGATATGTTCAGCAAGAGGATGCTGCTTATTTGCGCCCTAGTCCTGATCCTTGGAATTTCCCAGGCCCAGGCCCGGCCCAACACGATTGCTGTGGGAGTAGCTCCGGGAAAGGTCAGCCAAGATATTCTAAATCCGGTCACCCAGCTAAAT CTGCGCCAGTCGACGCCCGTGGATGCGGTAGATGTGAGCCTGGATCCAACGCCATCGGTGAGGTTGCCACGTGCCGAGCCATTGAAATCCGGTGACCAGGATGCCGGCGAGAGCCACAAAATGGAGCGGTATCCCCTCTCCAGTGTGGACTTTGCTCGGGTAAAGACGCCGTTCATCATCGGAATCTGGATCCTGTCGGCTAGTATAGCTAAAATCG GTTTCCATATGACGCCCAAGCTGCATCTAATATTTCCGGAATCGTGCCTCCTAATTGTCGTGGGCGTGGTAATTGGCGTGGTGCTCTATTTCTGCACCGATGTTGCCGTCTCCCCGCTGACTCCCAATACCTTCTTCTTCTACATGCTGCCACCGATTATCCTGGACGCAGGCTACTTTATGCCCAATAGATTGTTCTTCGACAACCTGGGCACCATCCTGCTGATGGCGGTGGTCGGAACCATCTTCAACATAGCCACCATCG GTGGCTCGTTGTACGCCTGCGGAAAGATGGGAATTTACGGGGAAAGCGAGACTCCGGGTCTAATGGACGTGTTTCTATTTGCCTCACTGATATCTGCTGTGGATCCGGTGGCCGTTTTGGCCGTATTCGAGGAGATACATGTGAATGAGATCCTGTATATTGTCGTCTTTGGCGAGTCCTTGCTGAACGATGCTGTCACG GTTGTGATGTACCACATGATGGAGTCCTACAATGAGATAGGCTTAGACAAAATCATCGCCCAGGACATCGCCAGCGGCGTGGGTTCCTTTTTTGTGGTTGCACTGGGTGGCACTGCCATAG GCATCATCTGGGGCTTTCTCACTGGCTTAGTAACCCGATTCACCGATCACGTGCGTGTCATAGAAcccattttcatatttgtgaTGGCGTACTTGGCGTATCTTAATGCGGAAATATTCCACATGAGCGGCATTTTAGC CATCACTTTCTGTGGTATCACAATGAAAAACTATGTGGAATCGAATATTTCACAAAAGTCGCATACGACTGTTAAATATGCCTTAAAGATGTTATCCAGTTCGGCGGAGACCATTATATTTATGTTCCTAGGCGTGGCCACTGTGAACAACATGCACGTATGGAATACGTGGTTTGTGGTATTGACCATTGCCTTCTGTTCAGTTTTTCGTGTAATTG GTGTCATTTTGCTATCGGCCCTTGCCAATCGCTTCCGTCTGCACAAATTGTCCCGGGTGGATCAGTTTGTGATGTCGTACGGAGGATTGCGTGGTGCAGTGGCCTTTGCCCTAGTACTGTTAGTGGACGAGAATGTGGTCAAGCAGAAGAACATGTTTGTTACCACAACGATAGCTGTGATTTACTTTACTGTCTTCCTGCAAGGAATCACTATTAAGCCGCTGGTGAAAATCCTTAATGTGAAGCGCGCTAATAAACGCAAGCCAACCATGAACGAGCGAATTCATGAAAGG TTCATGGATCACTTGATGGCTGGAATTGAGGATATAGTGGGCAAAACGGGCAACTACAATGTGCGGGATAAGTTCAAGCGTTTCGACAATCGCTTCATTCGTCCGCTGCTGATCAGAGATCTTAAG GGAGCTGAGCCAAAGATCATCGAGACGTACTCCAAACTGACAATGCGCGATGCCATGGAAGTCATGAGGCGAAATCCATCCACTATTGGCCAGATGACGGGAACCGAGTCTATGAGCGCCCTTTTCCGGAATTATACCAATAACTATATTGGCGGCAGGTGGGCACCGCCAACAATATACACCACCTG TCCCAGTCTAACAAATCTAGACAATACTTGCTCACGTAATCTGGACATGGCTGAGCTGGATTATAATCCCTCTAAGAAGGATCTGACCGATGCCAGGATACATCATCTTTTGGCCGAAGAACTGAAGCCTTATAGAAGG GCCTCAATACAAATG CACCGTCGTCTTAGTTATAGCCGACACGCAGTAGATGACAGAGACTTGTCCACTCAG GTCAATTACAAGATGCAAATGAACTTCAGGCGCATGTTTAATGATCGAAAACATCACAAACGCAGCAAACGTGGTGCCAGCAACAAG GAGGCCAAGGAGAACGTTAAGCAGAATCACGTCTCTTTCCATGACTTTCAACAAAACGGCACCACTAAGCAGCTGACCAATGGTACGGAATCGAGTTCAAACCATTCACGAAAAAAATCGTACAGAAAAAGACATACTCACAATTCACTTAACAAATATCGTAAATTAGAAATAG ACTATATTAACAATGTGCTTAATGAAACAGCAGAAGAGTGCCAACAGAATCCCAACGAGATCAATGTTGTTGGCCCGAGCGACGATTGGGATGATGGCCTGACGTTCACCGCCAAATCATCAC CTGACTCGGACCGTGCCAATAACAATTCCCTGATAGCCCACATCCAAAACCTGCCGGGTTTCGATGCCTCCAAGGCCCGTATCGTCGTCCAGCACTATGCGCCCAGGGCCGACGACTATCCGGACACAGATCTAGAGTCCCCGGAACAGGCCATTGGGCCCACGGCCGCCGAATTGATATTGCCGTGGCGGCGGGATCGTTCATACCAGAGCATTG TGGCCGAACATCCCATTCCCGAGGAGGATCGTAATCTGTCCCGCGAATCCGACGGAGAAAGGCgtgtggccacgcccaccgccacGGAATCCCAGTTGCCTTGGAAACGGCAGGGTGACGAATGCAcggatgcagtgcagcagaACGAGTTCCCCGCTTGGGCCTCCAACAAGGAGTACTTGGCCTACAATTCCCCCAGTGCAACATTCCTAG GTGGTATAAACAAGCCTAAACAGCCAAAGTCCGTCATAGGTCTCTTCCGACGTGAGAGTTCTAGCTCGAAGGCCGGGAGCGTTGGCATCGGCAGCACAGGAGCCATGGACTCTGCCGCCACTGGCTCCGACACGATGATGGTGCCCATGTCCAGCCAGCCGCCCAACACTCCATCGTCGTCCATGCACAATCCGCGGCTGGACAAGCGCTCCCAGTCGATTTCGTCCAGTTCTCTGGGCGCTGGAGCGCATCAGCTAGGTCCGGAGGGTCATTCCGGCCCATTTCCGATTACGGCCAGTCACCGGCGGAACGTACGCAGGGGCTCCATGCTTGAGCTAAGCGG cGGCGTCTCAATTGAATCTGATTAA
- the LOC6529249 gene encoding sodium/hydrogen exchanger 3 isoform X36, whose amino-acid sequence MSIRTEQDYDSATPALQQQMNLARRACWRIKSSSSESLFKNIVSAKTDTDTVPPPPSKDKNKTRIEPQTAPAKRNTSSNWRDMFSKRMLLICALVLILGISQAQARPNTIAVGVAPGKVSQDILNPVTQLNLRQSTPVDAVDVSLDPTPSVRLPRAEPLKSGDQDAGESHKMERYPLSSVDFARVKTPFIIGIWILSASIAKIGFHMTPKLHLIFPESCLLIVVGVVIGVVLYFCTDVAVSPLTPNTFFFYMLPPIILDAGYFMPNRLFFDNLGTILLMAVVGTIFNIATIGGSLYACGKMGIYGESETPGLMDVFLFASLISAVDPVAVLAVFEEIHVNEILYIVVFGESLLNDAVTVVMYHMMESYNEIGLDKIIAQDIASGVGSFFVVALGGTAIGIIWGFLTGLVTRFTDHVRVIEPIFIFVMAYLAYLNAEIFHMSGILAITFCGITMKNYVESNISQKSHTTVKYALKMLSSSAETIIFMFLGVATVNNMHVWNTWFVVLTIAFCSVFRVIGVILLSALANRFRLHKLSRVDQFVMSYGGLRGAVAFALVLLVDENVVKQKNMFVTTTIAVIYFTVFLQGITIKPLVKILNVKRANKRKPTMNERIHERFMDHLMAGIEDIVGKTGNYNVRDKFKRFDNRFIRPLLIRDLKGAEPKIIETYSKLTMRDAMEVMRRNPSTIGQMTGTESMSALFRNYTNNYIGGSPSLTNLDNTCSRNLDMAELDYNPSKKDLTDARIHHLLAEELKPYRRHRRLSYSRHAVDDRDLSTQVNYKMQMNFRRMFNDRKHHKRSKRGASNKEAKENVKQNHVSFHDFQQNGTTKQLTNGTESSSNHSRKKSYRKRHTHNSLNKYRKLEIAEECQQNPNEINVVGPSDDWDDGLTFTAKSSPDSDRANNNSLIAHIQNLPGFDASKARIVVQHYAPRADDYPDTDLESPEQAIGPTAAELILPWRRDRSYQSIVAEHPIPEEDRNLSRESDGERRVATPTATESQLPWKRQGDECTDAVQQNEFPAWASNKEYLAYNSPSATFLGGINKPKQPKSVIGLFRRESSSSKAGSVGIGSTGAMDSAATGSDTMMVPMSSQPPNTPSSSMHNPRLDKRSQSISSSSLGAGAHQLGPEGHSGPFPITASHRRNVRRGSMLELSGGVSIESD is encoded by the exons ATGAGCATCCGCACGGAGCAGGATTACGACAGTGCCACTCCGGCGCTGCAACAGCAAATGAATTTGGCCCGAAGAGCCTGCTGGAGGATCAAATCCTCCAGCTCGGAATCCCTCTTCAAAAATATAGTTTCTGCaaaaacagatacagatacagtaccaccaccaccatcaaaagataaaaacaaaacgagaaTAGAGCCACAGACAGCGCCCGCGAAACGCAACACATCCTCCAACTGGCGGGATATGTTCAGCAAGAGGATGCTGCTTATTTGCGCCCTAGTCCTGATCCTTGGAATTTCCCAGGCCCAGGCCCGGCCCAACACGATTGCTGTGGGAGTAGCTCCGGGAAAGGTCAGCCAAGATATTCTAAATCCGGTCACCCAGCTAAAT CTGCGCCAGTCGACGCCCGTGGATGCGGTAGATGTGAGCCTGGATCCAACGCCATCGGTGAGGTTGCCACGTGCCGAGCCATTGAAATCCGGTGACCAGGATGCCGGCGAGAGCCACAAAATGGAGCGGTATCCCCTCTCCAGTGTGGACTTTGCTCGGGTAAAGACGCCGTTCATCATCGGAATCTGGATCCTGTCGGCTAGTATAGCTAAAATCG GTTTCCATATGACGCCCAAGCTGCATCTAATATTTCCGGAATCGTGCCTCCTAATTGTCGTGGGCGTGGTAATTGGCGTGGTGCTCTATTTCTGCACCGATGTTGCCGTCTCCCCGCTGACTCCCAATACCTTCTTCTTCTACATGCTGCCACCGATTATCCTGGACGCAGGCTACTTTATGCCCAATAGATTGTTCTTCGACAACCTGGGCACCATCCTGCTGATGGCGGTGGTCGGAACCATCTTCAACATAGCCACCATCG GTGGCTCGTTGTACGCCTGCGGAAAGATGGGAATTTACGGGGAAAGCGAGACTCCGGGTCTAATGGACGTGTTTCTATTTGCCTCACTGATATCTGCTGTGGATCCGGTGGCCGTTTTGGCCGTATTCGAGGAGATACATGTGAATGAGATCCTGTATATTGTCGTCTTTGGCGAGTCCTTGCTGAACGATGCTGTCACG GTTGTGATGTACCACATGATGGAGTCCTACAATGAGATAGGCTTAGACAAAATCATCGCCCAGGACATCGCCAGCGGCGTGGGTTCCTTTTTTGTGGTTGCACTGGGTGGCACTGCCATAG GCATCATCTGGGGCTTTCTCACTGGCTTAGTAACCCGATTCACCGATCACGTGCGTGTCATAGAAcccattttcatatttgtgaTGGCGTACTTGGCGTATCTTAATGCGGAAATATTCCACATGAGCGGCATTTTAGC CATCACTTTCTGTGGTATCACAATGAAAAACTATGTGGAATCGAATATTTCACAAAAGTCGCATACGACTGTTAAATATGCCTTAAAGATGTTATCCAGTTCGGCGGAGACCATTATATTTATGTTCCTAGGCGTGGCCACTGTGAACAACATGCACGTATGGAATACGTGGTTTGTGGTATTGACCATTGCCTTCTGTTCAGTTTTTCGTGTAATTG GTGTCATTTTGCTATCGGCCCTTGCCAATCGCTTCCGTCTGCACAAATTGTCCCGGGTGGATCAGTTTGTGATGTCGTACGGAGGATTGCGTGGTGCAGTGGCCTTTGCCCTAGTACTGTTAGTGGACGAGAATGTGGTCAAGCAGAAGAACATGTTTGTTACCACAACGATAGCTGTGATTTACTTTACTGTCTTCCTGCAAGGAATCACTATTAAGCCGCTGGTGAAAATCCTTAATGTGAAGCGCGCTAATAAACGCAAGCCAACCATGAACGAGCGAATTCATGAAAGG TTCATGGATCACTTGATGGCTGGAATTGAGGATATAGTGGGCAAAACGGGCAACTACAATGTGCGGGATAAGTTCAAGCGTTTCGACAATCGCTTCATTCGTCCGCTGCTGATCAGAGATCTTAAG GGAGCTGAGCCAAAGATCATCGAGACGTACTCCAAACTGACAATGCGCGATGCCATGGAAGTCATGAGGCGAAATCCATCCACTATTGGCCAGATGACGGGAACCGAGTCTATGAGCGCCCTTTTCCGGAATTATACCAATAACTATATTGGCGGCAG TCCCAGTCTAACAAATCTAGACAATACTTGCTCACGTAATCTGGACATGGCTGAGCTGGATTATAATCCCTCTAAGAAGGATCTGACCGATGCCAGGATACATCATCTTTTGGCCGAAGAACTGAAGCCTTATAGAAGG CACCGTCGTCTTAGTTATAGCCGACACGCAGTAGATGACAGAGACTTGTCCACTCAG GTCAATTACAAGATGCAAATGAACTTCAGGCGCATGTTTAATGATCGAAAACATCACAAACGCAGCAAACGTGGTGCCAGCAACAAG GAGGCCAAGGAGAACGTTAAGCAGAATCACGTCTCTTTCCATGACTTTCAACAAAACGGCACCACTAAGCAGCTGACCAATGGTACGGAATCGAGTTCAAACCATTCACGAAAAAAATCGTACAGAAAAAGACATACTCACAATTCACTTAACAAATATCGTAAATTAGAAATAG CAGAAGAGTGCCAACAGAATCCCAACGAGATCAATGTTGTTGGCCCGAGCGACGATTGGGATGATGGCCTGACGTTCACCGCCAAATCATCAC CTGACTCGGACCGTGCCAATAACAATTCCCTGATAGCCCACATCCAAAACCTGCCGGGTTTCGATGCCTCCAAGGCCCGTATCGTCGTCCAGCACTATGCGCCCAGGGCCGACGACTATCCGGACACAGATCTAGAGTCCCCGGAACAGGCCATTGGGCCCACGGCCGCCGAATTGATATTGCCGTGGCGGCGGGATCGTTCATACCAGAGCATTG TGGCCGAACATCCCATTCCCGAGGAGGATCGTAATCTGTCCCGCGAATCCGACGGAGAAAGGCgtgtggccacgcccaccgccacGGAATCCCAGTTGCCTTGGAAACGGCAGGGTGACGAATGCAcggatgcagtgcagcagaACGAGTTCCCCGCTTGGGCCTCCAACAAGGAGTACTTGGCCTACAATTCCCCCAGTGCAACATTCCTAG GTGGTATAAACAAGCCTAAACAGCCAAAGTCCGTCATAGGTCTCTTCCGACGTGAGAGTTCTAGCTCGAAGGCCGGGAGCGTTGGCATCGGCAGCACAGGAGCCATGGACTCTGCCGCCACTGGCTCCGACACGATGATGGTGCCCATGTCCAGCCAGCCGCCCAACACTCCATCGTCGTCCATGCACAATCCGCGGCTGGACAAGCGCTCCCAGTCGATTTCGTCCAGTTCTCTGGGCGCTGGAGCGCATCAGCTAGGTCCGGAGGGTCATTCCGGCCCATTTCCGATTACGGCCAGTCACCGGCGGAACGTACGCAGGGGCTCCATGCTTGAGCTAAGCGG cGGCGTCTCAATTGAATCTGATTAA